The Candidatus Methylomirabilota bacterium genome contains a region encoding:
- a CDS encoding SDR family oxidoreductase, whose amino-acid sequence MSDPTFALAQKTAIVVGAANGIGRATALAFAAAGARVACADVEEPGAKATVGEIEKVGGQALPVPLDVTDGASCRAAVATTVARFGGLDVLLYGAADSDKAATVLEMDEAAWDRVIRVNLTGAFLMVRAAIPAMIARGGGSVILIASQLGRVASPGRAAYCATKGALIQLAKVLATDHAAQGIRANTLSPGAVETRRMLRRYKDMDEARRMMGPKHLLNRLARPEEIAHAAVYLASDASAFMTGSDLLIDGGYTAT is encoded by the coding sequence ATGAGCGATCCGACCTTCGCGCTCGCCCAGAAGACCGCCATCGTCGTCGGCGCCGCCAACGGGATCGGCCGGGCCACGGCGCTGGCCTTCGCGGCGGCCGGCGCCCGGGTGGCCTGCGCCGACGTCGAGGAGCCGGGCGCCAAGGCGACCGTGGGCGAGATCGAAAAGGTCGGCGGCCAGGCCCTGCCCGTACCACTCGATGTCACCGACGGCGCCAGCTGCCGCGCTGCCGTCGCCACGACCGTCGCACGCTTCGGCGGTCTCGACGTGCTCCTCTACGGCGCCGCCGACAGCGACAAGGCGGCCACGGTGCTGGAGATGGACGAGGCCGCCTGGGATCGGGTGATCAGGGTCAACCTCACGGGCGCGTTCCTGATGGTCAGGGCGGCGATTCCCGCCATGATCGCGCGAGGCGGCGGCAGCGTGATCCTCATCGCCTCCCAGCTCGGGCGGGTGGCGTCGCCGGGACGCGCGGCCTACTGCGCCACCAAGGGGGCCCTCATCCAACTCGCCAAAGTGCTCGCCACCGACCACGCGGCGCAGGGGATTCGCGCGAACACGCTCTCGCCCGGCGCCGTCGAGACCCGACGCATGTTACGGCGCTACAAGGACATGGACGAGGCCCGCCGGATGATGGGACCCAAGCACCTGCTGAACCGGCTCGCCCGGCCCGAGGAGATCGCCCACGCCGCCGTCTATCTGGCCAGCGACGCCTCGGCCTTCATGACCGGCAGCGACCTGCTCATCGATGGTGGCTATACAGCCACCTAA
- a CDS encoding CoA transferase — MADNGAPPLARFSVLDLTRARAGPTCVRQLVDWGARAIKVEMPGGRVGDGMGGNRHGFDFQNLHRNKQALTLNLRDPEGVAIFKRLVRDVDVVVENYRPDVKRRLGIDYESLRSINPRLVYGSISGFGQSGPYRDRPGVDQIAQGMGGLMSITGIPGQGPVRVGIPIADLCSGILLAQGILVALLEREVTGQGKWVHTSLLEAMLSMLDFQAARWLMSGEVPPQAGNNHPTGIPTGVFETKDGHINVAAAGDEIYQRLCRAIERPDLITDPRFVTPKARSANRDLLMDVLMPITRQKQSAEWIRLLNDAGVPCGPIYRVDEVFADPQVRHLGMAQTVRSPALGDLTILGHPVSHGERRPPLRTAAPELGQDNEEILTALGYTKAQIADLAHRGVI; from the coding sequence ATGGCCGACAACGGGGCCCCACCGCTCGCGCGCTTCTCCGTGCTCGATCTGACCCGGGCGCGCGCGGGCCCGACGTGTGTGCGCCAGCTCGTGGACTGGGGCGCCCGGGCCATCAAGGTCGAGATGCCGGGCGGACGCGTGGGCGACGGCATGGGCGGCAACCGCCACGGGTTCGATTTCCAGAACCTGCACCGCAACAAGCAGGCCCTGACGCTCAATCTGCGCGATCCCGAGGGCGTCGCCATCTTCAAACGGCTGGTCCGGGACGTCGACGTCGTGGTCGAGAATTACCGGCCGGACGTCAAGCGTCGCCTGGGCATCGACTACGAAAGCCTGCGATCGATCAATCCGCGCCTGGTCTACGGCAGCATCTCCGGATTCGGGCAGAGCGGGCCGTATCGCGACCGGCCCGGCGTCGATCAGATCGCCCAGGGCATGGGCGGGCTCATGTCCATCACCGGTATTCCCGGACAGGGGCCGGTCCGCGTGGGCATTCCCATCGCCGACCTGTGCTCGGGAATCCTCCTGGCCCAGGGCATCCTGGTGGCCCTGCTCGAGCGGGAGGTCACCGGGCAGGGCAAGTGGGTGCACACGTCGTTGCTGGAGGCGATGCTGTCCATGCTCGACTTCCAGGCCGCCCGCTGGCTGATGAGCGGCGAGGTCCCGCCCCAGGCCGGCAACAACCACCCCACCGGGATTCCCACCGGCGTGTTCGAGACCAAGGACGGCCACATCAACGTCGCCGCCGCGGGAGACGAGATCTACCAGCGGCTGTGCCGGGCCATCGAGCGGCCCGATCTGATCACCGATCCGCGATTCGTCACGCCCAAAGCCCGTTCGGCCAACCGCGACCTGCTCATGGACGTCCTCATGCCCATCACCCGGCAGAAGCAAAGCGCCGAGTGGATCAGGCTCCTGAACGACGCCGGCGTGCCCTGCGGGCCGATCTACCGGGTGGACGAGGTCTTCGCCGATCCCCAGGTGCGCCATCTGGGCATGGCCCAGACGGTGCGCTCGCCCGCGCTGGGCGACCTCACGATCCTCGGCCACCCGGTCTCGCACGGCGAGCGCCGCCCGCCGCTCCGCACGGCGGCGCCCGAGCTGGGGCAGGACAACGAGGAGATCCTCACCGCGCTGGGCTACACCAAGGCCCAGATCGCGGACCTCGCCCACCGCGGCGTCATCTGA
- a CDS encoding fumarylacetoacetate hydrolase family protein: protein MRLVLFEQPGAGEVQPGLLTERGVVSIVDEVPSSSTPQLTMQAIIDDFDALRARLERRARDGMARPLSAVRLRAPLPRPGKIVACIANYWEHGALEARPLNMFLKNPDAVIGPDDTIVLPELTEPWIFMHEAELALVIKGPAKAVKRENWRSAVFGYTGMIDVSARGEGRRTWKAGSWLGKSFDTFAPLGPCIATLDEIADPNNVHVQFWVDGQLRHNYNTDDMEHLVPELVEFATAIMTLNSGDVIACGTNHEGLGPLQDGEVVDFEIHGVGRMRLHVRDPLKRSWEKSIYMGADSTHPEVIKRNRPPAAR from the coding sequence ATGAGGCTCGTGCTGTTCGAGCAGCCCGGGGCCGGTGAGGTGCAGCCCGGTCTGCTGACCGAGCGCGGTGTGGTCAGCATCGTCGATGAGGTGCCGTCGAGCTCCACCCCCCAGCTGACGATGCAGGCCATCATCGACGACTTCGACGCCCTGCGCGCGCGCCTGGAGCGCCGCGCCCGCGACGGGATGGCGCGGCCCCTGTCCGCCGTGCGCCTGCGCGCGCCGCTGCCGCGCCCCGGCAAGATCGTGGCCTGCATCGCGAACTACTGGGAGCACGGCGCCCTCGAGGCCCGCCCCCTGAACATGTTTCTCAAGAACCCGGACGCGGTGATCGGCCCCGACGACACCATCGTGCTGCCCGAGCTCACCGAGCCGTGGATCTTCATGCACGAGGCCGAGCTGGCGCTGGTCATCAAGGGCCCGGCCAAGGCGGTCAAGCGCGAGAACTGGCGCAGCGCGGTCTTCGGCTACACGGGCATGATCGACGTCTCCGCGCGCGGCGAGGGACGGCGGACCTGGAAGGCCGGCAGCTGGCTGGGGAAGTCCTTCGACACCTTCGCGCCGCTGGGGCCGTGCATCGCCACCCTCGACGAGATCGCCGACCCCAACAACGTGCACGTGCAGTTCTGGGTAGACGGGCAGCTCCGGCACAACTACAACACCGACGACATGGAGCATCTGGTCCCCGAGCTGGTCGAGTTCGCGACCGCCATCATGACGCTGAACTCGGGGGACGTCATCGCCTGCGGCACCAACCACGAGGGCCTGGGGCCGCTTCAAGACGGCGAGGTGGTCGACTTCGAGATCCACGGGGTGGGCCGGATGCGCCTGCACGTGCGTGATCCGCTCAAGCGCTCGTGGGAGAAGAGCATCTACATGGGCGCCGACTCCACGCACCCCGAAGTCATCAAGCGCAACCGCCCCCCGGCCGCCCGCTGA
- a CDS encoding aryl-sulfate sulfotransferase, protein MATVDQQRVRRARTGLIAHDPERALPGYTLFTPMLGDGTVYLIDMAGEVVHAWRLPYRPGLYGYLLDNGHLFYSGKVMSDLGRFEAWARFKAGAALEVDWDGKVLWEVNHPDHHHDARKLANGNVVLLCLRPLPPGLAARVQGGLPGTEATGTMYADYLLEVTTDGTVVWEWRSWEHLDVTTEVITAQDRREEWTHGNTVAELPDGNLVVSFRNISTVAIVDRRTGALRWKLGSPPLAQQHDPRPLANGNMLIFDNGPHRRDHPAPYSRVIEVDPRTSAIVWEYHDQSLFDFFSPYISGAQRLSNGNTLICEGCDGRIFEVTAEGAVVWEYVNPYFADEPGRPGLNNWVFRAFRYTPEEIERARRGRVDRFDTLKAPA, encoded by the coding sequence ATGGCCACGGTGGATCAGCAGCGGGTGCGGCGGGCCCGCACCGGCCTGATCGCGCACGACCCCGAGCGGGCGCTACCCGGCTACACCCTCTTCACGCCGATGCTGGGCGACGGGACCGTCTATCTCATCGACATGGCCGGCGAGGTCGTGCACGCCTGGCGCCTGCCCTATCGTCCCGGGCTCTATGGATACCTGCTCGACAACGGGCATCTCTTCTACTCCGGCAAGGTGATGAGCGACCTGGGGCGGTTCGAAGCCTGGGCGCGGTTCAAGGCGGGCGCGGCCCTCGAGGTCGACTGGGACGGCAAGGTCCTCTGGGAAGTCAACCATCCCGACCACCATCACGACGCGCGCAAGCTCGCCAACGGCAACGTCGTGCTCCTGTGCCTGCGCCCGCTGCCCCCGGGGCTGGCCGCCCGGGTCCAGGGCGGGCTGCCGGGGACGGAGGCCACGGGCACGATGTACGCCGATTACCTCCTGGAAGTGACGACGGACGGCACCGTCGTCTGGGAGTGGCGGAGCTGGGAGCATCTCGACGTCACGACCGAGGTCATCACGGCCCAGGACCGGCGCGAGGAGTGGACCCACGGCAACACGGTCGCCGAGCTGCCCGACGGCAACCTCGTGGTGAGCTTCCGCAACATCTCGACCGTGGCCATCGTCGACCGCCGCACCGGCGCCCTGCGCTGGAAGCTCGGTAGCCCGCCGCTGGCCCAGCAGCACGATCCCCGCCCGCTGGCCAACGGCAACATGCTCATCTTCGACAACGGCCCGCACCGCCGTGATCACCCGGCGCCGTACTCCCGCGTCATCGAGGTCGACCCGCGAACCAGCGCGATCGTGTGGGAGTACCACGATCAGTCCCTGTTCGACTTCTTCAGCCCCTACATCTCCGGCGCCCAGCGCCTGTCCAACGGCAACACCCTGATCTGCGAGGGGTGCGACGGGCGCATCTTCGAGGTGACGGCCGAGGGCGCGGTCGTGTGGGAGTACGTCAACCCCTATTTCGCCGACGAGCCCGGCCGCCCCGGGCTGAACAACTGGGTGTTCCGGGCCTTTCGCTACACGCCGGAGGAGATCGAGCGCGCTCGCCGGGGACGAGTCGATCGGTTTGACACCCTGAAGGCGCCTGCCTAG
- a CDS encoding Crp/Fnr family transcriptional regulator codes for MPSRDLADFLKAGTVFADVPAREIVALATLAREDRYAARDYIFLEGDAAAWFCVVRSGHVKILRQARGGRDVVLELLGPGEPFGGVAVIERRPYPASAQATETSTIVKIPRDPIVALAERYPSIIREMALMIGRRLRTAHDAVESLAADPVETRLAATLLRLAEREGTRAARGLTLPFHLTRQSLADMAGTTVETTIRVVSRWLKQGLVREADGRLLLVSVDALRALAEGERL; via the coding sequence ATGCCGAGCCGGGACCTCGCCGACTTTCTGAAAGCCGGCACCGTCTTCGCCGACGTCCCGGCCCGGGAGATCGTGGCGCTGGCCACCCTGGCCCGCGAGGACCGTTACGCAGCGCGCGACTACATCTTCCTTGAGGGCGACGCGGCGGCCTGGTTCTGCGTGGTGCGCTCCGGCCACGTGAAGATCCTGCGGCAAGCGCGCGGTGGCCGCGACGTCGTCCTCGAGCTCCTCGGGCCGGGCGAGCCGTTCGGCGGCGTGGCGGTGATCGAGCGGCGTCCGTATCCCGCGTCGGCCCAGGCCACCGAGACCAGTACCATCGTGAAGATCCCCCGCGACCCGATCGTGGCGCTCGCCGAGCGCTATCCCTCGATCATCCGAGAGATGGCGCTGATGATCGGCCGGCGGTTGCGCACGGCGCACGACGCCGTGGAGTCGCTGGCCGCCGACCCGGTGGAGACGCGCCTGGCCGCCACGCTGCTGCGGCTGGCCGAACGGGAAGGGACTCGCGCAGCCCGGGGGCTGACCCTGCCCTTCCATCTCACGCGTCAGAGCCTCGCCGACATGGCCGGCACCACCGTGGAGACCACGATCCGGGTCGTCAGCCGGTGGCTCAAGCAGGGCCTGGTGCGCGAGGCGGACGGCCGCCTGCTCCTGGTCTCCGTGGACGCGCTGCGCGCGCTCGCCGAAGGCGAGCGCCTATGA
- a CDS encoding LysR family transcriptional regulator, whose product MEIGQVEAFLAVGTFGGFRRAAEALRLTQPAVSARIKTLEASLGVALFERGRPGLALSAAGRAFRPHAEQVVQAVAQARQAVHAVRPASGSALLIAAALSICTYLLPHVLRRFQAAHPKVMITVRSGHSKEVLEKVLHGEAEIGIARSLHHPEVETISLGDDPLVLVTRPSAAPRPRRARLAEIADRPLIFFDRGSSDWTLTHGLFRRAGLVPNVVMEVETIETAKRMVEQGMGLAFLPRLALGPELRRRKFVAIDIPDVEPLSRSLDVIHPRQRPLSLEALALLKTLRAVVAGVVTVRHPGRR is encoded by the coding sequence GTGGAGATCGGTCAGGTGGAAGCGTTCCTGGCGGTGGGCACGTTCGGCGGATTCCGCCGGGCGGCGGAGGCCCTCCGGCTGACCCAGCCGGCGGTGAGCGCGCGGATCAAGACGCTCGAGGCGTCGCTCGGTGTCGCCCTCTTCGAGCGTGGGCGCCCCGGTCTCGCACTGTCGGCGGCCGGTCGCGCCTTTCGCCCGCACGCCGAGCAGGTCGTGCAAGCGGTCGCCCAGGCCCGCCAGGCCGTGCATGCCGTCCGACCGGCTAGCGGGAGCGCCCTGCTGATCGCAGCCGCGCTGTCCATCTGCACATACCTGCTGCCCCACGTCCTCCGGCGCTTTCAGGCCGCTCACCCGAAGGTCATGATCACCGTACGATCCGGCCATTCGAAGGAGGTGCTGGAGAAGGTGCTGCACGGCGAGGCAGAGATCGGTATCGCCCGCTCGCTGCACCATCCCGAGGTCGAAACGATCAGTCTGGGCGACGACCCCCTGGTGCTGGTGACCCGTCCGAGCGCCGCGCCCCGGCCCCGGCGGGCGCGGCTTGCCGAGATAGCGGACAGACCGCTGATCTTCTTCGACCGCGGCTCGAGCGATTGGACCCTCACCCACGGCCTCTTTCGGCGCGCCGGGCTCGTTCCCAACGTGGTGATGGAGGTCGAGACCATCGAGACGGCCAAGCGGATGGTCGAGCAGGGAATGGGGCTGGCCTTTCTTCCTCGCCTGGCCCTGGGCCCCGAGCTCCGGCGGCGGAAGTTCGTCGCCATCGACATCCCCGACGTCGAGCCCCTGAGCCGGAGCCTCGACGTCATTCACCCCCGCCAGCGCCCCCTGAGCCTGGAAGCCCTCGCGCTGCTGAAGACGCTACGCGCCGTCGTCGCCGGAGTGGTCACGGTCCGGCATCCTGGCCGCCGCTAG
- a CDS encoding glucose 1-dehydrogenase, translating into MGKLDGKVALISGGARGQGAVEAETFAREGARVVFGDIRDDDGRKVEAAIRAAGGEATYVHLDVTSEADWENAVKTATSRYGRLTILINNAGILIPRVPIEERTAAEWDRVMAVNARGVFLGTKHAIPAMRRAGGGSIVNISSIAGIGQSQHQEPAYAASKGAVRIFTKVTASQHARDGIRCNSVHPGPVDTEMFHNAFSDPEVMARRLQRIPLGRMATVAEVVTAVLYLASDDSSYITGSELVIDGGALAQ; encoded by the coding sequence ATGGGAAAGCTCGACGGCAAGGTGGCGCTGATCAGCGGCGGGGCTCGGGGCCAGGGGGCGGTCGAAGCCGAGACGTTCGCCCGGGAAGGCGCCCGGGTCGTCTTCGGCGACATCCGGGACGACGACGGGCGCAAGGTGGAGGCTGCCATCCGCGCAGCCGGTGGCGAGGCGACGTACGTGCACCTGGACGTCACCAGCGAGGCGGACTGGGAGAACGCGGTGAAGACGGCGACCAGCCGCTATGGTCGGCTGACCATCCTCATCAACAACGCGGGCATCCTCATCCCCCGTGTCCCCATCGAAGAGCGGACGGCCGCCGAGTGGGACCGGGTGATGGCCGTGAACGCCAGGGGCGTCTTCCTGGGTACGAAGCACGCCATCCCCGCCATGCGCCGGGCGGGCGGCGGCTCCATCGTCAACATCTCTTCGATCGCCGGGATCGGCCAGTCCCAGCACCAGGAGCCGGCCTATGCCGCCAGCAAGGGCGCCGTTCGCATCTTCACGAAGGTGACGGCCAGCCAGCACGCCCGGGACGGCATCCGCTGCAACTCGGTGCACCCGGGTCCCGTCGACACGGAGATGTTCCACAACGCCTTCTCGGACCCGGAGGTCATGGCGCGACGGCTGCAGCGCATCCCGCTGGGCCGGATGGCCACGGTGGCCGAGGTGGTGACCGCCGTGCTCTATCTCGCCTCGGACGATTCGTCGTATATCACCGGCAGCGAGCTGGTCATCGACGGCGGGGCGCTGGCCCAGTGA
- a CDS encoding carboxymuconolactone decarboxylase family protein — MPRLPPITGKTDVPGEHHAVVDAVVKVFGGVRGPFSMLLHSPRLAERMLALGTFFREESVVAAKLRSVAILAAVREREAAYVWAAQVAAARRHGVAEEVIDVLRAKGDPGTLPLEEREIVIYVRQLMRTNRVEPAAFDALRKRHAEPWLVELTAAANYYAMLSGIVDAFEVAPPPDGDRLPGSPA, encoded by the coding sequence ATGCCGCGTCTCCCTCCGATCACCGGCAAGACCGACGTGCCCGGCGAGCACCACGCCGTCGTCGATGCGGTGGTGAAGGTGTTCGGCGGCGTGCGCGGGCCGTTCAGCATGCTGCTCCACAGCCCCCGGCTGGCGGAGCGGATGCTGGCCCTGGGCACGTTCTTCCGCGAGGAGAGCGTGGTCGCGGCGAAGCTTCGCTCGGTGGCCATCCTGGCCGCCGTCCGCGAGCGCGAAGCGGCCTACGTGTGGGCGGCCCAGGTGGCCGCGGCCCGTCGCCACGGCGTGGCCGAGGAGGTCATCGACGTCCTGCGGGCCAAGGGCGACCCGGGCACGCTTCCCCTCGAGGAACGGGAGATCGTGATCTACGTCAGGCAGCTCATGCGCACGAACCGTGTCGAGCCGGCCGCGTTCGACGCGCTCCGGAAGCGTCACGCCGAGCCGTGGCTGGTCGAGCTGACCGCGGCGGCGAACTACTACGCGATGCTGTCGGGGATCGTCGACGCGTTCGAGGTCGCGCCGCCGCCCGACGGGGACCGGCTGCCGGGATCGCCGGCATGA
- a CDS encoding DUF2249 domain-containing protein — protein sequence MEDPATPPLALAAIPEARRVQVDVRDDLRRGHEPFGKIMAAVAALGADQALEVRAPFEPVPLYRVLARQGLSHWTRARGPDDWSVWFYREAPGPPAPGRRVTLDVRGLEPPQPMVLVLERLDTLAEGETLEVIHSRRPMFLYPQLDDRGYLHETDEPEPGVVRILIRRGVV from the coding sequence ATGGAGGACCCGGCGACGCCTCCCCTCGCACTGGCCGCCATTCCTGAGGCCCGCCGCGTCCAGGTGGACGTGCGCGATGACCTGCGACGGGGTCACGAGCCGTTCGGCAAGATCATGGCCGCCGTGGCGGCGCTGGGCGCCGATCAGGCGCTCGAAGTGCGCGCTCCTTTCGAGCCGGTGCCGCTGTACCGCGTGCTGGCCCGGCAGGGCCTGTCGCACTGGACGCGGGCCCGCGGCCCCGACGATTGGTCCGTGTGGTTCTATCGTGAGGCGCCCGGGCCCCCCGCCCCCGGGCGGCGGGTGACCCTCGATGTGCGCGGCCTGGAGCCGCCGCAACCCATGGTGCTCGTCCTGGAGCGCCTCGACACGCTGGCCGAGGGCGAGACGCTGGAGGTGATCCACTCGCGCCGCCCCATGTTCCTGTATCCCCAGCTCGACGACCGTGGCTATCTGCACGAGACGGACGAGCCGGAGCCCGGCGTAGTGCGCATCCTCATCCGCCGGGGCGTGGTGTGA
- a CDS encoding nitroreductase family protein, which produces MPDLFEIMQTTRAMRRLRPDPVPDELIRKILQAGVHAPSGGNTQRWRFLVVKDREIKQRVQVYYKRAFDEVIGPRYLSSAPPAGVSRERYLRQHAAVQYLTDHFHEAPVWIVACLDEGTAAPTRGSGASIYPAVQNMLLAARALGLGATLTTRHLLYEKETEAALGLPPGVHSYAILPIGYPLGRFGPVGRGPLADVVYEDRWGQPYPGL; this is translated from the coding sequence ATGCCCGACCTCTTCGAGATCATGCAGACCACCCGAGCCATGCGGAGGCTCAGGCCCGACCCGGTGCCCGACGAGCTGATTCGAAAGATTCTGCAGGCGGGCGTGCACGCCCCCAGTGGCGGCAACACCCAGCGCTGGCGGTTCCTGGTGGTCAAGGACCGGGAGATCAAGCAGCGGGTTCAGGTCTACTACAAGCGCGCCTTCGACGAGGTGATCGGGCCGCGCTATCTGAGCAGCGCGCCGCCGGCCGGGGTCAGCCGCGAGCGCTACCTGCGCCAGCACGCGGCGGTGCAGTACCTCACCGACCATTTCCACGAAGCCCCGGTGTGGATCGTCGCCTGCCTCGACGAAGGGACGGCCGCGCCGACGCGGGGGTCGGGCGCGTCCATCTATCCGGCCGTCCAGAACATGCTGCTGGCGGCGCGGGCCCTCGGCCTGGGGGCGACGCTCACTACCCGGCACTTGCTCTACGAGAAGGAGACGGAAGCCGCGCTGGGCCTGCCCCCCGGCGTGCATTCCTACGCCATCCTGCCCATCGGCTATCCCCTGGGTCGCTTCGGGCCGGTCGGCCGCGGGCCGCTGGCCGACGTCGTCTACGAGGACCGCTGGGGGCAGCCCTACCCCGGTCTCTAG
- a CDS encoding isocitrate lyase/PEP mutase family protein — protein MKSRGRTFRQLLRDEPYVFTGGVYSPLDAQIAERVGLRSVYLSGYSMALANGWPDMGFLTMTEVTRIASMVAGAVEIPVIADADDGYGNALTTMRTLQEYVKTGVAGIHLEDQRFPKRCGHIAGKTVVSREEAVGKFRAAVEERNRLDPDFVLIARTDAYGAVGGSLEEAIWRGRAYADAGVDLVWCELSSAGREPAVAFARAMRQTHPGCPLAFNYSSSFKWSADPNPFLFRELGELGYRFIFITLYAAHAGMWAVWNALEDLAKNQEQAQWTLERLKAGHPTESHHVMARVGHFQELERRYIPGSAERLQASEGFGEDGPGPGRG, from the coding sequence ATGAAGAGCCGTGGTCGCACGTTTCGACAGTTGCTGCGGGACGAGCCGTATGTGTTCACCGGAGGCGTGTACTCGCCCCTGGACGCGCAGATCGCCGAGCGCGTCGGGCTCAGGTCCGTGTATTTGAGCGGCTACTCGATGGCGCTGGCCAACGGGTGGCCGGATATGGGATTCCTGACGATGACGGAGGTGACGCGGATCGCCTCCATGGTGGCGGGGGCGGTGGAGATTCCGGTCATCGCCGATGCCGATGACGGCTACGGAAACGCGCTGACGACGATGCGGACGCTGCAAGAGTACGTCAAGACGGGGGTGGCGGGGATCCACCTGGAGGACCAGCGGTTTCCCAAGCGGTGTGGGCACATTGCGGGGAAGACCGTGGTGAGCCGGGAAGAGGCCGTGGGGAAGTTTCGGGCCGCAGTGGAGGAGCGCAACCGGCTGGACCCCGACTTTGTCCTCATCGCCCGCACGGACGCCTACGGCGCGGTGGGCGGCAGCCTGGAGGAGGCGATCTGGCGGGGCCGGGCCTACGCCGACGCCGGCGTCGACCTCGTGTGGTGCGAGCTCTCCAGCGCCGGCCGTGAACCGGCCGTCGCGTTCGCCAGGGCGATGCGGCAAACGCATCCGGGCTGTCCGCTAGCCTTCAATTACTCGTCGTCGTTCAAGTGGAGCGCTGATCCCAACCCCTTCCTGTTCCGAGAGCTGGGTGAGCTGGGGTACCGGTTCATCTTCATCACGCTGTACGCGGCGCACGCCGGGATGTGGGCGGTGTGGAACGCGCTGGAGGACCTGGCGAAGAACCAGGAGCAGGCCCAGTGGACACTGGAGCGGCTGAAGGCGGGGCATCCGACGGAGAGCCATCACGTGATGGCGCGGGTGGGGCACTTCCAGGAGCTGGAGCGGCGGTATATTCCGGGCAGCGCGGAGCGCCTGCAGGCCTCCGAGGGCTTCGGCGAAGACGGTCCCGGTCCCGGGCGCGGCTGA